The genomic segment TTGAGACTGCGACCGAGATGTAGCGTGGCACCCCTTACCCCAATCTGTACCAAAACATGCGTTGAAAGCCAAAGTAGCGCTTCACGCTAGATACGAATAGACAAATTTCTGGCGCTAACACGAGAGACAAAATGAGACGCTTCCCGAGTGGTATGAGAATTGCACTTTGTACGTGTGCTAGCGAGTGAATGGCTGCCACTGCAAATGCGCGCGGCTCAAACGTTCTCGAACGTGCTTGGGCGGAAGGAGAATCGATATGCCTGATGAGTTCCTAACAGCTATGACACCCGGGAACGTCGATGGTTTTGACATATGGATATTCGAAGCGCGCGATTTGGTCGCGTCGGTTGTTCCTCTTCAAGAGCCTTGGCGGGCGACAGTAGAGAATTATCAGCTCGATGAACCCGCAGATTGAGTCGCCCATCGCATCTCCGCTGTTGAAATGGGCGCATCCAACGGATCAGGTCCAATTCCATCCGAATCTAAGTAGGGACTGAATTGCTGCATCGATAATCCGCGTACGGTTGCGGATTGCGCTCGCCCATGACCGATGTCACCTCGTCAGCCAACCATCGATTGATAGCGCACCACTGCCCTTAAGGGCGATCACCATGAGCACGGCCAGAAGAAGCACAAAATATTCAATGCCTTCTCCTTTTTTTGACCCAAACCAATTCTGCGTCCATCCGTCTGGCAGATGGACAATGAGTGCTCCGGCGAAGACGAGGAAAAGCCCTGAGGCGGCGATCCTTCCTAGAAAGCCTGCAAGAAGGGCGATGCTTCCGAAAGATTGCACGATGATGACGAGCCACGCCACAGACTTGGGAATCTTCTTCGCAGTGATCTGTGCAAGCGAGCTGGCGATGCCCCGGGGTCCAAAATTGGGGCTGCTAGACCAACCCAAGAGTTTTTGCAAGCCGTAGGGGAGCACGATCAGCGCCGCGACGACTCTCAGGAAGGCGTAAATATAGGTGTGATTGGTCCGTATAAGTGTGCTGATCATTCGGAGTTGGAATCATCCATGAAAGGGTGTTTTGCCGATCGAAATCTTTCACTGCAATTCAAAGAGAGGTTATCGCTAAGATGAAGGGACCTCCAAGCGGCGGCCTAATGCCTTCGTGAGGCTAGATTTGAACAGAATCGTCATTTGGGGAATTACCTCCAAGTACCTAGGCATCGTCTATCTTTGATCCGGAGCCTGTTCTCTGGATGCGATGGCCCCTTTGGTGGTCTGCTCGCAGGACCTGTCAGTCGAGTTCATCGAGCCGGCGCGGACTCCCGTGCGACTGCGATCTTTCGCCGTTGCCATCATATCTACATTCCGACGAGTGCCTATCACCACCATGCATTACCGCCCGAACGTACTGTACGGCGAGGACGGCGCCCCCAATTACGGCGCCCACCGCCTCTCCAATTCCGACGCTTTATGGGTGGAACCTAGGTTCCTGGCCTTCCAGACGTGCTTCAGATCCATTGGTGTTCCTGCAAGCGCTTTGCCAAATCACTATGTGAGTTCGTCACGGAGGGTAACGTCGCATTTGCAACGCCATTAGCCGTAATCACCTGATAACGATAGAGCAGCATCCTCGCAGGTGCGTCGATCTGTGTCGCGCCAGAGACTTCAGGTCGAGGCCGTGACTTTTGAGAGTCTCTTCGTGTGGATGAACGAATGGCCCCAATAGGTTCTCCGAGGATTGCCGAAATCCGCGAAGGGAAGCTGGATGCGAGCGCGGTCCAGGGGCGGCTCGAACACCTGACGAAATAAATGCTCCAACCGAAATCGCTGAATTTGCAGGGACATACAGGAGCACCGAAATGAGCTCCCATTTGCTGGTTTACATCGATATCGCGGCCGGGTTTTAATTTGTCCGAGGCCGGTGTCCGACCGGTCTCGTAAGGGCCCGGAGAACCTCTTGGATCTCACAGATTTTGCGTTCGAACCGCTCCGCAATAGTCATGAGGAATTCGCTCTTTATCGGGGTCGCGCAAGACAATCAGAAAGACCCTCAGTTCTCCTGCTAACCCCGAGCTCATCTCGCCCTGCGCGCGAGAGCCTTAAGAAATTGGAGCATCAGTATTCGTTCCGCGATGAACTTGATGGTGCG from the Occallatibacter riparius genome contains:
- a CDS encoding DoxX family protein translates to MISTLIRTNHTYIYAFLRVVAALIVLPYGLQKLLGWSSSPNFGPRGIASSLAQITAKKIPKSVAWLVIIVQSFGSIALLAGFLGRIAASGLFLVFAGALIVHLPDGWTQNWFGSKKGEGIEYFVLLLAVLMVIALKGSGALSIDGWLTR